One Ethanoligenens harbinense YUAN-3 genomic window carries:
- a CDS encoding zinc ribbon domain-containing protein, which translates to MPRQSNDRVYILSGKIFCGECGAPYVGAGYVGGRGGKRYYQYQCTNARQKKCTGKAIRQTAIEQYVLDQIRDKLLTDDQIENIANIVVTEKQKQERQRGVALPELKKRSAELKAKISKLLDLYLEDGIDKDTLKAKVNPMQDEADALDKQIVVYEQLDAGDGGKEEIKKYLHARQKSLEHADTASLQDLVDAFVKRVEVYDDHFDTVLTVDSVKVGGGEGS; encoded by the coding sequence CGGCGCGCCATATGTCGGGGCCGGGTATGTCGGCGGCCGGGGCGGCAAGCGGTACTACCAGTACCAGTGCACGAACGCCCGGCAAAAGAAGTGCACCGGCAAAGCAATCCGCCAGACCGCCATTGAGCAGTATGTGCTCGATCAGATACGGGACAAGCTGCTTACAGACGATCAGATCGAGAATATAGCTAATATCGTTGTGACCGAAAAGCAAAAGCAGGAACGGCAGCGAGGTGTCGCACTTCCGGAACTGAAAAAGCGGTCGGCAGAACTCAAGGCGAAAATCAGCAAGCTGCTGGATTTGTACCTTGAGGACGGCATAGACAAAGATACCCTCAAGGCCAAAGTCAACCCAATGCAGGACGAAGCGGACGCACTGGACAAGCAGATCGTGGTTTACGAGCAGTTGGATGCGGGGGACGGCGGCAAAGAGGAGATAAAAAAATATCTGCATGCCAGGCAGAAAAGCCTTGAACATGCAGATACAGCGTCCTTACAGGACCTTGTCGATGCTTTTGTAAAGCGGGTCGAAGTGTACGACGATCATTTTGACACAGTCCTAACAGTGGACAGTGTTAAAGTTGGTGGAGGCGAGGGGAGTTGA